One region of Balneolaceae bacterium genomic DNA includes:
- a CDS encoding HDIG domain-containing protein produces MSILKKLGLGQKKQEAAPNIGVNKIKEQKESAERKNRYLRALIVVCFLLVILITLPRSAFQSVSNYSVGEPWRSEDLTAPFTFAIQKTAEELEQERQQIRRQTAPIFHVEPDAREDVHAAIDSLYRNLQPVLDSYVQWMQSKQQENSSANDSIRYMQEREFSNVELDSSSWRTILENYSAVTLNNQPEQRSVIAQIRNQVQNIANSVLSDGIINRSKENLESDEITIRNLQDRTERTVSVETVRDLPEVREYSRRHFNRIFIPEVAQASFQIFNQVIKPNWIYSEAATEALLAEKRSNISPTKGAVDQGQIIIRNGDIITPETANILRSLAEARAQTASTLERWLRYLGESIVITMATLMFLFYIFLYRRNIFSQPSMLLLVFLIMGIVTLASALIYPIEVVNSYIIPISVAPIILTIIFDSRVGLMATITLAIITGLIHDNNFEYLVATTAACTLGVFSVRDIKKRSQFFFITPGIVFVTYLIIISGFALTRLSGWENFWPTLLFIGINSVFILFTYPLILLFEKLFKITTDFTLLELADTNLPLMKELMGKAPGTFHHSLQVANLADSAASEIHANALECRVGAMYHDIGKMVKPGYFIENQNKINEHEKLKPRMSTIVIKAHVSEGVKIAEEHNLPKVIVEFIKTHHGNSLIKYFHKKASDEEENVQDEDFRYDGPIPYTREQGILLLADSVEAACRSLKEPTYNKLENMITKVVDDHINDGQLNNCPLTFKQIQIIKDSFLGILKGVYHSRIEYPDDKEDKKSEKLPKNNPENQPEPSETSDS; encoded by the coding sequence ATGAGTATTCTCAAAAAACTCGGACTCGGGCAAAAGAAGCAAGAAGCAGCTCCAAATATCGGTGTTAATAAAATTAAAGAACAAAAAGAGTCTGCAGAGAGAAAAAACAGGTATCTGCGGGCTTTAATTGTTGTCTGCTTTCTACTTGTTATTCTCATTACATTGCCAAGATCTGCATTTCAAAGCGTTTCAAACTATTCCGTAGGCGAACCCTGGAGATCGGAAGATTTAACGGCTCCTTTCACATTTGCCATTCAGAAAACAGCCGAAGAACTTGAACAGGAACGACAGCAGATACGCCGCCAAACAGCGCCCATTTTTCATGTAGAGCCTGATGCCCGCGAGGATGTACATGCAGCGATCGATTCTCTCTACCGCAATCTCCAACCCGTTCTTGACAGCTACGTGCAGTGGATGCAATCAAAACAACAAGAGAATTCGAGTGCCAACGACAGTATTCGGTACATGCAGGAACGGGAGTTTTCAAATGTTGAACTTGATTCCTCCTCCTGGAGAACCATTCTTGAAAATTATTCAGCGGTAACTCTTAACAATCAGCCCGAACAACGATCTGTTATCGCCCAGATCAGAAACCAGGTTCAAAATATTGCGAATTCTGTTTTGTCAGACGGCATTATTAACCGGAGTAAAGAGAACCTGGAGAGTGATGAAATTACTATTCGGAATTTACAGGATCGAACTGAACGTACCGTCAGTGTTGAAACTGTGAGAGACCTACCGGAAGTAAGAGAATACTCGCGCCGGCACTTTAACAGAATTTTTATACCGGAGGTTGCACAAGCTTCATTTCAGATATTCAATCAGGTGATAAAACCCAACTGGATCTATAGTGAGGCCGCAACGGAAGCGTTACTCGCTGAGAAGCGCTCCAACATATCACCTACAAAGGGAGCTGTGGACCAGGGGCAAATTATCATACGAAACGGGGATATCATCACACCGGAAACTGCAAATATATTGAGAAGCCTCGCTGAGGCACGTGCACAAACAGCCTCCACTCTGGAGCGATGGCTGCGATATCTTGGTGAGTCTATTGTAATTACAATGGCCACGCTGATGTTTCTCTTTTACATCTTTCTCTACCGAAGAAATATTTTTAGCCAACCCTCCATGTTGTTACTGGTTTTTCTAATAATGGGCATCGTAACACTGGCCAGTGCTCTTATTTATCCAATTGAAGTTGTTAACAGCTACATAATACCCATTTCTGTAGCCCCGATTATTCTGACTATTATTTTTGATTCCCGGGTTGGGCTTATGGCAACCATTACCCTTGCAATTATCACAGGATTAATACATGACAATAATTTTGAATACCTGGTTGCCACTACTGCCGCATGTACATTAGGTGTATTCTCTGTCCGCGATATTAAAAAGCGTTCACAGTTTTTCTTTATTACTCCCGGTATCGTTTTTGTCACTTATCTAATCATAATTTCAGGGTTTGCGCTTACACGCCTCAGCGGGTGGGAAAATTTTTGGCCCACTCTGCTGTTTATAGGTATCAACTCAGTGTTTATCCTTTTCACGTACCCATTAATTCTTCTGTTTGAGAAATTGTTTAAAATCACTACAGATTTTACCCTCCTTGAGCTGGCAGATACCAATCTACCTCTCATGAAAGAACTGATGGGGAAAGCACCGGGTACGTTTCATCACAGCCTGCAAGTAGCCAACCTGGCAGATTCGGCCGCATCAGAAATTCATGCTAATGCCCTTGAATGCAGGGTTGGTGCTATGTACCACGATATCGGCAAAATGGTAAAACCGGGTTATTTTATTGAAAATCAGAATAAGATAAACGAGCATGAGAAATTGAAACCGCGCATGAGTACAATTGTGATAAAAGCTCATGTTAGCGAGGGAGTGAAAATTGCGGAAGAACACAACCTACCCAAGGTAATTGTTGAATTTATTAAAACGCATCACGGAAATTCGCTCATTAAATATTTTCATAAAAAAGCATCTGACGAAGAAGAAAACGTACAGGATGAAGATTTTCGATATGACGGCCCCATTCCCTATACCAGAGAACAGGGTATTTTATTACTGGCTGACAGCGTAGAGGCCGCGTGCCGATCTTTGAAAGAACCTACATATAATAAACTCGAAAATATGATTACAAAGGTTGTTGATGATCATATTAACGACGGCCAGCTAAACAACTGTCCACTCACATTTAAGCAGATTCAGATCATAAAAGATTCTTTCCTGGGCATTCTGAAAGGCGTCTATCATTCCAGAATTGAATACCCCGATGATAAGGAAGACAAGAAATCGGAGAAATTGCCAAAAAATAATCCTGAAAATCAGCCCGAACCTTCAGAAACTTCTGACTCCTGA
- the ligA gene encoding NAD-dependent DNA ligase LigA, translated as MNKASAKKRAEELRDLLHRANRAYYEEARPFISDREFDEALEELEKLEQEYNLVTEDSPTQRVGGEPSSDFPTVEHPTQMLSLDNTYNEEELRDFDRRVKDILGHEEFTYACELKFDGASIRLRYENGDLVLGATRGDGERGDDITQNIKTIQDIPLSVQGDTPAVLEIRGEAYMEKEAFVRMNQKRDEEGLQPFANPRNSTAGSLKMQDSREVARRPIKFFAFDLLMESPDTERTHKEKMELLKSFGFEVCEYFEVRQSIDDVFELIDHWGELRHNLPYETDGVVFKINEEKYYEELGTTSKFPRWAIAYKFEAEQATTVLESITLQVGRLGKITPVAELQPVLLAGTTVKRASLHNEDEIQRKDIRPGDTVIVEKAGEIIPQVVSVVNPDAEDRNERFTMPDNCPACGEELVKLDDEVAWRCINPQCPPQVRERVTHFASRDAMDIDGLGEAVVELLIDQNLISTYADLYNLTKEQIVPLERMGKKSAQNLVDAIRKSKEQSLDRLIYALGIRFVGKTVARDLANHFQSLDALMSSDLETMTEINSIGPKIAESVVAFFDKEKNRDLIEQLKEAGLSMEQEQTTLLSKELDGKKIVLTGSLPTYTRKEAKELIEKHGGSTTSSVSNNTDFVLAGDSPGSKLKKAQDLGIEILDEDQFKKLIGEE; from the coding sequence ATGAATAAAGCATCTGCAAAAAAACGTGCAGAAGAGTTACGGGATCTTCTTCATCGTGCTAACCGGGCTTACTACGAAGAGGCCCGCCCCTTCATCAGCGACCGCGAATTCGATGAAGCTCTGGAGGAGCTCGAAAAGCTGGAACAGGAATATAATCTTGTTACCGAAGACTCCCCCACCCAGCGGGTTGGCGGAGAGCCATCCAGTGATTTCCCTACAGTTGAGCATCCCACACAAATGCTGAGCCTCGATAATACCTACAATGAAGAGGAGTTGCGGGACTTCGACAGACGTGTAAAAGATATATTGGGACATGAGGAATTTACCTATGCCTGCGAACTGAAATTTGACGGAGCCTCCATCCGCCTGCGATATGAAAATGGTGATTTGGTTCTTGGCGCTACCAGGGGGGATGGCGAACGGGGCGATGATATCACACAAAATATTAAAACTATACAGGATATACCTCTGTCTGTACAGGGTGATACACCTGCTGTTCTCGAAATTCGCGGTGAAGCCTACATGGAAAAAGAAGCATTCGTTCGAATGAATCAGAAGCGTGATGAGGAGGGGCTACAACCCTTTGCAAATCCAAGAAATTCTACAGCGGGTTCTCTCAAAATGCAGGATTCAAGAGAAGTAGCCAGGCGACCCATTAAATTTTTTGCGTTTGATCTGTTGATGGAATCCCCCGATACAGAACGAACACATAAAGAGAAGATGGAGCTATTAAAAAGCTTTGGATTTGAAGTGTGTGAATATTTTGAGGTCCGCCAGTCAATTGATGATGTTTTTGAATTGATCGATCACTGGGGAGAACTCCGCCACAACCTGCCCTATGAAACAGATGGAGTGGTTTTTAAAATAAATGAAGAAAAATATTACGAAGAGCTTGGCACTACATCAAAATTTCCGCGCTGGGCTATAGCTTATAAATTTGAGGCTGAACAGGCTACCACAGTACTTGAATCAATAACATTGCAGGTGGGACGGTTGGGTAAAATTACCCCGGTAGCGGAACTGCAGCCGGTACTCCTGGCCGGAACAACTGTAAAGCGGGCATCGCTTCATAACGAAGATGAAATTCAACGAAAAGATATTCGTCCCGGCGACACCGTAATTGTTGAAAAAGCCGGTGAAATTATTCCACAGGTAGTTAGCGTGGTAAATCCGGATGCAGAAGACAGAAACGAGCGCTTTACAATGCCGGATAATTGTCCTGCATGTGGAGAGGAGTTGGTAAAACTGGATGATGAAGTAGCCTGGAGATGTATAAACCCACAGTGTCCTCCTCAAGTTCGTGAACGCGTTACACATTTTGCATCACGTGATGCAATGGATATTGATGGACTTGGCGAAGCGGTCGTTGAACTTTTGATCGATCAAAATTTAATTTCAACCTATGCCGACCTTTACAATCTCACAAAAGAACAGATTGTTCCATTAGAGCGGATGGGTAAAAAAAGTGCCCAAAACCTGGTGGATGCGATCCGGAAAAGTAAAGAGCAATCATTAGATCGGCTGATTTACGCACTCGGAATTCGATTTGTTGGCAAAACTGTGGCACGGGACCTGGCAAATCATTTTCAGTCGTTGGACGCGTTAATGAGTTCAGACCTTGAAACTATGACAGAGATCAACTCTATTGGCCCGAAAATTGCTGAATCCGTAGTAGCATTTTTTGATAAAGAAAAAAATCGTGATTTGATTGAGCAGTTAAAAGAAGCAGGCCTGTCGATGGAACAGGAGCAGACGACATTGCTCTCAAAAGAACTGGATGGTAAAAAAATTGTGTTAACAGGTTCATTGCCAACATATACACGAAAGGAAGCTAAAGAATTAATTGAAAAGCATGGGGGCTCCACTACATCTTCTGTAAGTAATAATACGGATTTTGTTCTCGCCGGCGACTCACCGGGCAGTAAACTTAAAAAAGCTCAAGATCTCGGAATAGAGATTTTAGATGAAGATCAATTCAAAAAATTAATCGGAGAAGAATAA
- a CDS encoding helix-turn-helix domain-containing protein: MPALGKDLSKIRSHLGLSIQDVQHDTKIPVSTLKNIENGSIFDHPEENQTYVRSFVRSYGRALKIDDDVMIKALDQNETGNYNNLLLEEYPELKDSTSQQEPETETETSPLSEEDDQAETAEQQLFDEEKPKPENDAGESEIKHIDISDEDSDEASQKEPKTGEKSPTPDKVRQKTSSTEKSVKSVDWADVGRKFNQEKKQTPVWLIGLIIILIIAAFAGYFLYQNGFFSLNGLTESDQQEQVSSANEASQSNLSLDLSDSLASTEATNAVQQLMTSPEPASELGDILELTVYAAYDGLGPVRVWSDLKPRMDPYWLEQGTAMQFEFRDTIRIRGSYSDLLLLKDGHLVENAAQEFLQQEEEYIQLTRDFFASDPKWTTTVEYQLPEGVPPPDSLADRPTF, from the coding sequence ATGCCGGCCTTAGGTAAAGACCTCTCTAAAATTCGTTCTCATCTCGGCTTATCCATCCAGGATGTTCAGCATGACACAAAAATCCCTGTTTCAACACTTAAAAACATAGAAAATGGTTCGATTTTCGATCACCCCGAAGAAAATCAAACGTATGTAAGAAGTTTTGTTCGAAGTTACGGGCGGGCGTTGAAGATTGATGACGATGTGATGATTAAAGCGCTCGACCAAAATGAAACGGGAAATTACAATAATCTACTGCTTGAGGAATATCCCGAATTAAAGGATAGTACCAGTCAGCAGGAGCCTGAAACAGAAACGGAGACATCCCCTCTATCAGAAGAAGACGACCAGGCTGAAACAGCCGAGCAGCAACTTTTTGATGAGGAGAAACCGAAACCGGAAAATGATGCCGGTGAAAGCGAAATTAAACATATTGATATATCGGATGAAGACTCTGATGAGGCATCACAAAAAGAACCTAAAACCGGAGAAAAATCCCCTACACCAGATAAAGTAAGACAAAAAACGAGCAGCACTGAAAAATCAGTTAAAAGTGTAGACTGGGCAGATGTTGGCAGAAAGTTTAACCAAGAGAAGAAGCAAACTCCCGTTTGGCTAATTGGGCTGATTATTATTTTGATTATCGCAGCTTTTGCAGGGTATTTTCTCTATCAAAACGGATTTTTTTCTCTCAATGGATTAACGGAAAGTGATCAACAGGAACAGGTTTCATCTGCAAATGAAGCATCTCAAAGCAACTTATCGCTTGATCTGTCTGATTCTCTTGCTTCAACCGAAGCAACAAACGCAGTACAACAATTGATGACATCACCGGAACCTGCTTCAGAACTTGGTGATATACTTGAATTGACCGTATATGCTGCCTACGACGGCTTAGGACCCGTTCGCGTTTGGAGCGACCTGAAACCCAGGATGGATCCCTATTGGCTGGAACAGGGTACTGCAATGCAATTTGAATTCAGAGATACAATACGGATTCGAGGCTCTTATTCCGATCTTCTTCTTCTGAAAGATGGACACCTTGTGGAAAATGCTGCACAGGAATTTCTACAGCAGGAGGAAGAATACATTCAACTTACTCGTGATTTTTTTGCTTCCGACCCAAAATGGACAACAACCGTTGAGTATCAACTGCCTGAAGGTGTACCGCCGCCTGATTCACTCGCTGATCGCCCCACCTTTTAA
- a CDS encoding ComF family protein, which yields MEIIKKICKSYAEVVFPPTCVCCGSSTKSDENSICSLCRLERFESAGAAEKNILPQSVLYVHNMWFFDKGGYLQDLLHKLKYHFMRGVGVELGSLLGKDFLQLQPGKELKRMDQIDPVIIPVPLYFKKRRKRGYNQARALAEGVRRSTGWAIIKKGTVKRIRKTQTQTGLTLEERSRNLKNAFQVTDSNSFRNRQCIIIDDVFTTGATTFELAKTLYKVNKKPSIILTVARA from the coding sequence ATGGAGATAATTAAAAAAATCTGTAAATCATACGCTGAAGTTGTTTTTCCACCCACTTGTGTGTGTTGTGGCTCCTCTACAAAGAGTGATGAAAACTCTATTTGTTCCCTCTGTCGCCTGGAAAGATTTGAAAGTGCCGGGGCGGCTGAGAAGAATATACTGCCACAATCTGTATTATACGTACATAATATGTGGTTTTTTGATAAGGGCGGATATCTGCAGGATCTGTTGCACAAGCTTAAATATCATTTTATGAGGGGAGTGGGGGTTGAGCTTGGAAGTTTATTGGGTAAAGATTTTTTGCAACTTCAGCCTGGAAAGGAGTTAAAACGGATGGATCAAATTGATCCTGTAATAATTCCTGTTCCTCTCTACTTTAAAAAACGCAGAAAAAGAGGTTACAATCAGGCGAGAGCGTTGGCAGAGGGTGTGAGAAGATCCACCGGGTGGGCAATCATCAAAAAAGGGACGGTTAAACGGATAAGAAAGACCCAGACCCAAACGGGGTTAACATTGGAAGAGCGTTCAAGAAATTTAAAAAATGCTTTTCAAGTTACGGATTCGAACTCTTTCAGAAATCGGCAGTGTATTATTATAGATGATGTTTTTACAACCGGTGCTACCACGTTTGAGTTAGCAAAAACACTGTATAAAGTGAATAAGAAACCATCCATAATATTAACTGTGGCAAGGGCGTGA
- a CDS encoding histidine phosphatase family protein, which translates to MSQVHLFIARHGETDYNRKGLLQGRGIDAPLNELGKSQAKYLSEYLATYEATSIISSSLTRAWQTASFYEEKTDLTVQKNKDLDEMDFGDFEGVYMNEISKELNDLQNGWKSGDVSLKIPGGESPKEVFERADEAARSYINEADSQTVMLFVHGRLIRVLLSEWLGYGLKNMHKVEHGNGAVNHLVLNNGSFEPVYLNKTDHLKMLTTD; encoded by the coding sequence ATGAGTCAAGTTCATCTATTTATAGCCCGTCATGGTGAAACGGATTACAACCGGAAAGGACTGTTGCAGGGCCGCGGGATTGATGCACCGCTGAATGAATTGGGAAAATCCCAGGCGAAATATCTCTCTGAGTACCTGGCTACGTATGAAGCTACATCAATCATCAGCAGTAGTTTAACACGGGCATGGCAAACAGCTTCTTTTTATGAGGAAAAGACAGATCTTACCGTTCAGAAAAACAAAGATTTGGATGAGATGGATTTCGGGGACTTTGAAGGAGTTTACATGAATGAGATCTCGAAAGAGTTGAATGATCTGCAAAATGGATGGAAAAGCGGAGATGTTTCCCTGAAAATCCCGGGAGGAGAATCTCCCAAAGAGGTGTTTGAAAGAGCTGATGAAGCTGCAAGATCGTATATTAACGAAGCTGATTCCCAAACGGTTATGCTGTTTGTTCACGGGCGTTTAATACGGGTTTTGTTGTCGGAGTGGCTGGGTTACGGGCTCAAAAATATGCATAAAGTGGAACACGGAAACGGTGCAGTGAATCACCTGGTCTTAAATAATGGTTCGTTTGAACCTGTTTACCTGAATAAGACAGATCATCTAAAAATGTTGACAACGGATTAA
- the ubiE gene encoding bifunctional demethylmenaquinone methyltransferase/2-methoxy-6-polyprenyl-1,4-benzoquinol methylase UbiE, producing MSEKVKNMFADIADDYDRINSILSFGVHNAWRKKTVLESGAKPGDKVLDCATGTGDLAIEFKKAVGHEGEVVGTDFCEEMIEHAPGKADKENLVVAFEVADAMDLPYEDDTFDIASIAFGIRNVDDPLVSLKEMARVVKPGGKVVVLEFGQPKGAVKIPYEIYSKHIMPAIGGFISGNREAYTYLPETSAQFPAGEKFLSLMKEADVFSNQRAVKLTGGISYIYVGTVKEN from the coding sequence ATGAGTGAAAAAGTAAAAAACATGTTCGCTGATATTGCGGACGATTATGACCGCATCAACAGTATTCTTTCATTTGGAGTGCATAATGCATGGAGAAAGAAAACAGTTTTGGAAAGTGGAGCAAAACCAGGCGATAAAGTATTGGACTGCGCAACCGGAACGGGCGATCTGGCTATTGAGTTCAAAAAAGCTGTTGGGCACGAAGGAGAAGTTGTTGGTACCGATTTTTGCGAGGAGATGATTGAACACGCTCCGGGCAAAGCCGACAAGGAGAATCTTGTGGTAGCCTTTGAAGTGGCCGATGCGATGGACCTGCCATACGAGGATGATACATTTGATATCGCCAGTATTGCATTTGGAATTCGAAATGTAGATGATCCGCTTGTATCCCTGAAAGAGATGGCACGGGTTGTAAAACCGGGCGGAAAGGTTGTAGTGTTGGAGTTTGGTCAGCCGAAAGGAGCAGTAAAAATTCCCTATGAAATATACAGCAAACATATCATGCCGGCCATCGGTGGATTCATTAGCGGAAATCGTGAAGCATACACCTATCTGCCGGAAACCAGTGCGCAATTTCCCGCGGGTGAAAAATTTCTCAGCCTGATGAAAGAGGCGGATGTTTTCAGCAATCAGAGAGCTGTAAAACTAACAGGCGGAATATCTTACATATATGTGGGTACGGTGAAAGAGAATTAG
- the fabZ gene encoding 3-hydroxyacyl-ACP dehydratase FabZ, whose product MDIEEIRKYLPHRYPFLLVDRVLELEEERIRTIKNVTVNEEFFNGHFPGTPIMPAVLQVEAMAQSGCILMLKNKVDDPDKSLIVFTGIQNAKFRKQVVPGDQLEMEVILTNMRRNFATMEGTATVDGNKVCELVASAAIVPRDKV is encoded by the coding sequence ATGGATATTGAAGAAATCAGAAAATATTTACCTCACCGCTACCCATTTTTGCTCGTTGACAGAGTTTTAGAACTTGAAGAAGAACGGATTCGCACAATCAAGAACGTAACAGTGAATGAAGAGTTTTTTAACGGCCATTTTCCGGGTACGCCAATTATGCCTGCTGTACTGCAAGTAGAGGCGATGGCCCAAAGCGGCTGTATTCTGATGTTGAAAAATAAAGTTGATGATCCGGATAAATCACTGATTGTATTTACTGGTATTCAAAATGCAAAATTTAGAAAACAAGTGGTTCCGGGGGATCAGTTAGAGATGGAAGTAATATTGACCAATATGCGCCGAAATTTTGCAACGATGGAGGGAACGGCGACTGTTGATGGAAATAAGGTTTGTGAATTGGTTGCATCAGCGGCAATTGTTCCACGGGATAAAGTATGA
- the panB gene encoding 3-methyl-2-oxobutanoate hydroxymethyltransferase, translating to MSTQNKSTQPEKITTQTVVEMKRNGEKISMLTAYDYTMAGIIDSAGIEVILVGDSASNVMAGHDTTVPMTLEQMIYHTSCVVRGVERALVIADLPFMSYQVTAKEALISAGRMMKEAGAHAVKLEGGKSICSTVRRIVDAGIPVMGHLGLTPQSIYKFGTYKVRAKEEEEAAQLLEDAKALEEAGVFSIVLEKIPADLAKKVTESVSVPTIGIGAGHQCDGQVLVLHDMLGLNKDFSPRFLRRYEDLHSKMTEAVTHYIQDIKSGDFPNEDEQYS from the coding sequence ATGAGTACACAAAACAAATCAACACAACCTGAAAAGATTACCACCCAGACCGTTGTAGAAATGAAGCGGAACGGGGAAAAGATCAGCATGCTTACCGCCTACGATTATACAATGGCCGGAATCATTGATTCAGCAGGTATCGAAGTGATTTTGGTGGGTGATTCCGCAAGTAATGTGATGGCCGGGCATGATACTACCGTGCCGATGACACTGGAACAGATGATCTATCATACATCATGCGTGGTACGCGGTGTTGAACGTGCTCTGGTGATTGCAGATCTTCCATTTATGAGTTACCAGGTTACTGCCAAAGAAGCCCTGATAAGTGCAGGACGAATGATGAAAGAAGCAGGCGCGCATGCAGTAAAACTGGAAGGCGGCAAATCGATCTGTTCTACAGTACGGAGAATTGTGGATGCCGGAATTCCCGTGATGGGACATCTGGGGCTGACACCTCAAAGCATCTATAAATTTGGTACATATAAAGTCCGGGCGAAAGAAGAAGAGGAGGCTGCACAGCTGCTTGAGGATGCCAAAGCTCTTGAAGAAGCCGGCGTCTTTTCGATTGTTCTGGAAAAAATTCCCGCTGATCTGGCTAAAAAAGTAACCGAATCCGTTTCAGTACCTACTATTGGTATTGGTGCCGGCCATCAATGCGACGGTCAGGTACTTGTTTTGCATGATATGTTAGGCCTCAATAAAGATTTCTCACCACGTTTCCTCCGCCGTTACGAAGATCTTCACAGCAAAATGACAGAGGCGGTAACTCACTACATCCAGGACATCAAAAGCGGTGATTTTCCCAACGAGGATGAGCAATATAGTTAA
- the surE gene encoding 5'/3'-nucleotidase SurE, which produces MSEYQKPLILVCNDDGIFSKGIKALAEVADEFGDVEIIAPDRQQSAVGHSITISTPLRARSFRIDDRFNGQAVSGTPADSVKLAHNQLLKRKPDLVVSGINHGSNAGINILYSGTVSAATEGTILGYPSIAISCTDFEEDADLNGAKDAARKVIGYVLNHGLPRGVTLNLNAPSGPLKGIKWVRQANSRYVEEFEGRIDPHNRSYYWMTGKFQLLDEDENNDISALEKGYASLTPIQYDLTAYSLLDDLRDIEL; this is translated from the coding sequence ATGAGTGAGTACCAAAAACCGTTGATTTTAGTTTGCAACGACGACGGCATCTTTTCGAAAGGCATTAAAGCTCTTGCGGAAGTTGCAGATGAGTTTGGTGATGTAGAGATTATTGCACCCGATCGACAGCAAAGTGCTGTGGGGCATTCTATTACGATCTCCACACCGCTTCGGGCCCGTTCTTTTCGAATAGATGACAGGTTCAACGGCCAGGCGGTTTCAGGAACTCCGGCTGATTCGGTAAAACTGGCTCATAACCAGCTTCTAAAGAGGAAACCGGATTTGGTGGTGAGCGGAATCAACCACGGCAGTAACGCGGGTATTAACATACTCTATTCAGGCACTGTTAGTGCTGCTACGGAAGGCACTATTTTGGGATATCCGTCCATCGCCATATCCTGCACCGATTTTGAGGAAGATGCCGATCTGAACGGTGCTAAAGACGCTGCACGAAAAGTAATTGGCTATGTGTTGAATCACGGGCTGCCCAGAGGAGTAACATTGAATCTGAATGCCCCCTCAGGTCCGCTTAAAGGGATCAAATGGGTCCGGCAGGCCAACAGCCGGTATGTGGAGGAGTTCGAGGGGAGAATCGATCCTCACAACCGTTCCTATTATTGGATGACCGGCAAGTTCCAACTCCTGGACGAAGACGAAAACAACGACATCTCCGCCCTTGAAAAAGGTTATGCCTCACTTACACCCATCCAATACGATTTAACCGCCTACTCTTTGTTGGATGACTTGAGAGATATTGAGCTATAG
- a CDS encoding alpha/beta fold hydrolase, with protein sequence MKWIEPKKYLKKLELSEFPQPDIIQLKYPVLLCHGYGGFSTLLSPAPMHKPCLRLRSLGIHAFAPNIVPYGTISIRAEQWVRIIDILQEKYGYKKLNVVAHSMGGLDMRYAIAKLGVDDSVASLTTIATPHRGTSLAELVLKSPDTIRDKLAEFVDWFGESIYPTTKSDAVAAVQQLTRDYVINEFNPTILDKDGIEYFSYSAAVGKGTEEPLHPIYRLQNQLIFQNEGINDSFVTDESAKWGTHIETLPISHLEQIEIQVKEDRKPLVEKFWLDLAENLKENGL encoded by the coding sequence ATGAAGTGGATTGAGCCAAAAAAATATCTGAAAAAATTAGAACTGTCTGAGTTCCCTCAACCGGATATTATCCAGTTAAAATACCCGGTTTTATTATGCCACGGTTACGGCGGATTTTCAACTCTCCTCTCTCCTGCTCCCATGCATAAACCCTGTTTGAGGCTTCGAAGCCTTGGAATTCATGCGTTTGCACCGAATATTGTTCCTTACGGAACTATCTCCATCAGAGCCGAACAATGGGTGCGAATTATTGACATACTTCAGGAAAAGTATGGATATAAGAAGCTGAATGTGGTTGCACACAGTATGGGCGGACTGGATATGCGATATGCTATTGCAAAACTTGGAGTTGATGATTCTGTTGCATCCCTGACAACAATCGCCACTCCTCACCGGGGAACAAGCCTGGCAGAACTTGTGCTCAAATCTCCGGATACCATCCGGGATAAACTGGCTGAATTTGTGGATTGGTTTGGTGAGAGTATCTACCCCACCACAAAAAGTGATGCTGTAGCCGCCGTTCAGCAGTTAACACGAGACTATGTTATCAATGAGTTCAATCCCACGATTCTTGACAAAGATGGAATCGAATATTTCTCGTATAGTGCAGCAGTTGGTAAAGGCACAGAAGAGCCGCTTCATCCAATTTACCGGCTTCAAAATCAGCTTATCTTTCAAAACGAAGGTATTAATGATTCATTTGTAACGGATGAAAGTGCAAAGTGGGGAACGCACATAGAAACACTGCCCATCAGCCATTTGGAACAGATTGAGATCCAGGTCAAAGAAGATCGAAAACCGCTGGTTGAAAAGTTTTGGCTTGATCTGGCCGAGAACCTCAAAGAGAATGGGTTATAA